The following DNA comes from Moritella sp. 24.
ACCTTAGTGTTAAAGACTTCAACCCGAGTATCCAATTCTGCTAAGCGCTCTGCACCGTCAGCTCCAACTAATTCTTGACGTATTAGGTATTGATCTTGCGCATCCAAACCTTGCGTATTAGCTAGCGCACCAATGAGGGCCTCATTACGATAGGTTACTTGCTCTTCTTCTGGAAGCAACTGTAATTCTTGTTGCCATAATGCATTAAACTCCTCTCCCGATACGGCTATTTGTTGAAGCTCAATCTTTTTCAATGCGCTCGTTCTAAGCTTATTTTCTTCACCGAACAATAATTCCTGTTGTTCAAGCGTAAAGAACTGAAGCTGAGCCGCAAGTAATTTATCATTGAGAGCGGTCAGTTCATCTAAACCAAACTCCACCGAATTTGTATCAGACTCTAATGTCTGTAAATAAGTTTTATAATTAATATATTGCTGAAACAATACCTTATCAATTTGCTGGTCAGCAGGACGCAATAAATTGAATTGAATAAATTGTGCTTGTAAATTACCTAGATCTTTATCTTCTACACCCGATAAAAAATACTCAAACGTGTCACGTTCCGATGTTGCATCAATCGACGTATCTTGCTGTGATTGCTGCACTGTATTTTCAACATCAGAGTGTTCAAAGCTAAGACTTGGTCCATTATTCCACTGATAGGTAAAGATCGCAGTACCCACTGCGATTAACATTACAGAAGTAACTGCGATCTTATTCATGTTTATAGGCCTTGTAATTGTAAACGGTTAGCGTGTTGACGATATAAGGTTTTTGGATCTGTCTCAAACAAATGATGAATACCAAGTGTATGGTTAATTTCATCAACGTGATTCATATCATAATCATCTCGGATCACTTTACCCAAGTGCGAGCTACATGCAGATACCAAACCATCATTCGGTTCACTAAACGCAGAGCCTGTTAACATAAGTGCTGCATCGATAGGATCTAACAAGTTAGTGAAGTTGGCCGTGCCGCTCCATGAGTAATAATAAACGCCATTATTAGCGACATACTCACCTTCTCCACATGCTGTTGTTGGAATACCTTCAGGATATGATTGATTAAATTCTAACGATTTTTTAGTTGTTAACGCTTCTAACGCGGCAATTGGATCTTGTGGTAAGTTTCCACCACCTGATAGGAAGTTAATAAGATCACTAAAAGCAGCTGTTATCGCAACAACTAACTCTTCAGAGATTGATCCTTCAGGTACTTCATCACGTATAATATCAGCAATAAGCGAACCTTTATTAACACCGCCGATGCTGGTTACTGATGCCACATATTGTGGTGCAACAGATGCAACATAACGTGATGTTGGTCCACCGTGGCTATGCCCAATTAGGTTAACTTTATCTGCGCCTGTCGCCGCTACAATCTGTTGAACCTGTGCTAATAACTGCTCACCACGTTCTTCAGTACTATTCGCTGCCGACACCTGAGCAACGTAGACAGTGGCACCACTTCGCGTTAATGCACGTGAAACACCATAGAAATAATCAATCCCAATAATAGAGTCAAAGCCAAAAAGCCCATGCACTAATACAATCGGGTATTTTGTTTCTGTGTAGCCTTTTTGGCTAGAACTTCCAATTAAGCCACCAGCATGACTATTAAACACCATTATGCACAACGTAAAAAATGTAAGAATCCGTTTCATTTATCTATCCTTATTATTTAATTTGAGACATCATTTCTGAGCATCAGATTTGACTTTTTATTCAAGTAAAAACAAGCTGATAGTACAAAGTGAAATGAAAAATAAATGTGATAAAGATCAATTCATTAATGTGGATTAATCATGTATAAAAATACATATTGATTGCATTTGTAATATACCGATTAAAATATGGTATTTAAATCTGATTACGAAGAACATTTTAAGAAAAGCAACACAACCCACAAGCCTAGTACTACTTTGTGAATACTTACTTCTAATTTTTCTACATTTAAGAAAAGAGTTAAAAAGAGAGTGAAATAGAGAGAGAAACAGAATTTAGTAACATATTACTTAGTATGTATATGTTTAATATACATACTAAGTGAATAATCAATCCACTATCGACGCTTTTACTTTTCGATAGCCCAGCCAACCAAACAGGGCAATAAAGCACACAGGCCCAAGCCAAAGTACATACGTTCTTGGTTCAAATTTAGGTTTATATAACACCATATCGCCAAAACGACTCGTCATAAAGTCGATAACTTGGGCATCAGACTCGCCTTTATTTACCATCAAATAGACCGTCAAACGTAAATCTTTCGCTATCGGTGAATTCGACTCCATTAGATTTTGATTTTGACATTGAGGACAGCGCAATTGACGCGCCAAGTTAATCGCCCGCTTTTGCGTATCAACAGAATTAAACTTAAATACATCAACCAACTGTGTTGATTCAACACGAGATTGCGTACTATCACTCACCTGAGCCTTAACAGAGGAAGCTTGAACAGATACAAATAAAGACTGCGCAGATAAAGGCTGAGCAACAAGTAACGTAATAAAACAGAAATACAACGATGACAACTTCATTACTGCTTCCTTAGTGTGATTGTTTGTTTAGCAATAGCTGTATAAATGGCTTGAAGTAATGCTGCCATACCTGTTCATCCAATGCACCAGAGTAGCGAAACAACACAATACCTTGGCTATCTAGCAGGTAAGTTTCTGGTGTAGAAATAACCCCCATATCCAAAGCAAGCTTACCGTCTGGATCAAAAATGTTGGCAACATAAGGATTGCCTAGCGCACTTAATACCTTGCGAGCATCACCCCTATCATCACGATAATTTAACCCGACAATACGCAGATTATCTCTCACTGCCAGCTTCATCAGAAAACTATGCTCGCTCTGACATACTGCGCACCAAGACGCCCATACGTTTAACAGCGTGAATTGTTGATCCGTTTGCAAAACGCTATTATCTAATAGACCAGTATTTAAACCACTTGCAGTAAAGCTTGGAATTGACTTTCCCACCAAGGCTGACGGTGTTATTTGTCCTTCTTGAGACGTTAATGCAAACATCATCGACACGACAAATGCTAACCCCAGTAAGCTTGGTAGTATCAATTTAAAGCTAAGATTCAATCTGTTATTTCGCATAACGCTGCCCTATCGCTAAAAGACCACCAATCATCATCATGATACTGCCCGCCCATAGCCAGTTAATAAACGCTCTATTTTGAACACGAATAGCATAGGAATCACGGTCAATCTTTTCTCCCATCGTGATGTAGATATCTCGCAACCAACTCGAATGAATAGCTGGTTCACTCATATTCATTACACGGACTGGATAATGCCGTCTTTGAGGTTTCAACTGTACAATATTACCCTCATTATCAACGACCTCTAATAGCGCCTGTTCTGCAGTATAGTTAGCAGCAACTAACCATTCAGTGTCGATATAATTAATGGTTAAACCACCTAATTCGACCGAACTACCCGGGCTCATTTTTGCGCTAACTTCAGTCGATTCGTAACTGACAATAAGTATACCAACAGCAGTAACCGCAACACCGATATGCGCAACAGTCATACCCAAATGGCGCATACTCACACCAGCAAACAACGTCGACATCACAATACCAGCACACAGTATCAATACCAGTAACACATACAAAGACAGGGTTTCATTAAACAAGTAACTCGCGACAGAACCAAGCACAACAGAAGATATCCAAATGACTGTTAGCTTGGTGCGTACGCCATTAAAGTTAGCTTTCTTCCAATGTATAAATGGCGCAACAATCATCAACACAAAACAGAGCAATGCTAAGGGAACAAATACCGCATTAAAGAAAGGCGCACCAACTGAAATGCTCGCTAGATTGAAGACTTGGAATATCATCGGATAAAAAGTACCAAGCAATACCGATAACGTGGTCACGACTAGCACGCCATTGAGTATTAAAAACAAGACTTCACGGCTGACAATACTGCGTAGCCGTAACGGTTTAATCTTGTCACTTTGTAATACAAATAAGGTTAATGGCACCACCACACAAATAGCCAAGATAACTAACAGCACAAGCCCACGTGTTGGGTCTACAGCAAATGCATGTACTGATGTTAAGATCCCAGAGCGAACGACAAACGTACCCAGTAAGCTTAAGCTAAACGTGAAAATAGACAGTAATAAACTCCAATTAATCAGCGCCTGACGTTTTTCACTGGCGATCAATGAATGCAATAATGCCGTACCAGTTAACCAAGGCAGCAAAGAAGCATTTTCAACGGGATCCCAAAACCACCAACCACCCCAGCCAAGTTCATAATAAGCCCACCAAGAACCTAATGCGATACCACCCGTTAGCATCACCCACGCAGCAAGCGTCCAAGCGCGACTCCACTGTGGCCAAGGGATATTAATGTCAGGCATGGTTAACGCAGCGACTGCAAAGGCAAACGCCCCTGAAAAACCAACATAGCCTAAATACAGCAATGGTGGATGAAAAATAAGCCCTACATCTTGCAACATAGGGTGCAAGTCTCGTCCCTGCATAGGGACAGGAAACAAACGAGAAAAAGGGTTTGACCCTAAGAGAGTAAATAAACCAAATGCAGCAGTGAGTAAACTTAATACAATTAATACACGGCTGATAAAAGCTTGGTTGTGATTACGATTAACAAACGCAATCGCCGCCGACCATAATGACAGTGAGAAGACCCAAAATAGTAGAGATCCTTCATGACCCCCCCACACAGCGGCAATCTTAAAGAATACAGGTAACTGAGAATTAGAATGTTGCGCTACGTAATCAACAGAGAAATCATCAGCAGTGAAGCTGTAGGCAAGTAAGCAGATCGAAGTGGTCACCGCGATAAAAGCGCCATAACTCAGCGTCCACGAATAACGGCTAAGGTGCGGTTGCTTAACCACAA
Coding sequences within:
- a CDS encoding cytochrome c-type biogenesis protein CcmH, with protein sequence MKLSSLYFCFITLLVAQPLSAQSLFVSVQASSVKAQVSDSTQSRVESTQLVDVFKFNSVDTQKRAINLARQLRCPQCQNQNLMESNSPIAKDLRLTVYLMVNKGESDAQVIDFMTSRFGDMVLYKPKFEPRTYVLWLGPVCFIALFGWLGYRKVKASIVD
- a CDS encoding heme lyase CcmF/NrfE family subunit encodes the protein MVPEIALFSLILGTLCAILGAAIPFYGIVVKQPHLSRYSWTLSYGAFIAVTTSICLLAYSFTADDFSVDYVAQHSNSQLPVFFKIAAVWGGHEGSLLFWVFSLSLWSAAIAFVNRNHNQAFISRVLIVLSLLTAAFGLFTLLGSNPFSRLFPVPMQGRDLHPMLQDVGLIFHPPLLYLGYVGFSGAFAFAVAALTMPDINIPWPQWSRAWTLAAWVMLTGGIALGSWWAYYELGWGGWWFWDPVENASLLPWLTGTALLHSLIASEKRQALINWSLLLSIFTFSLSLLGTFVVRSGILTSVHAFAVDPTRGLVLLVILAICVVVPLTLFVLQSDKIKPLRLRSIVSREVLFLILNGVLVVTTLSVLLGTFYPMIFQVFNLASISVGAPFFNAVFVPLALLCFVLMIVAPFIHWKKANFNGVRTKLTVIWISSVVLGSVASYLFNETLSLYVLLVLILCAGIVMSTLFAGVSMRHLGMTVAHIGVAVTAVGILIVSYESTEVSAKMSPGSSVELGGLTINYIDTEWLVAANYTAEQALLEVVDNEGNIVQLKPQRRHYPVRVMNMSEPAIHSSWLRDIYITMGEKIDRDSYAIRVQNRAFINWLWAGSIMMMIGGLLAIGQRYAK
- a CDS encoding triacylglycerol lipase; protein product: MKRILTFFTLCIMVFNSHAGGLIGSSSQKGYTETKYPIVLVHGLFGFDSIIGIDYFYGVSRALTRSGATVYVAQVSAANSTEERGEQLLAQVQQIVAATGADKVNLIGHSHGGPTSRYVASVAPQYVASVTSIGGVNKGSLIADIIRDEVPEGSISEELVVAITAAFSDLINFLSGGGNLPQDPIAALEALTTKKSLEFNQSYPEGIPTTACGEGEYVANNGVYYYSWSGTANFTNLLDPIDAALMLTGSAFSEPNDGLVSACSSHLGKVIRDDYDMNHVDEINHTLGIHHLFETDPKTLYRQHANRLQLQGL
- a CDS encoding DsbE family thiol:disulfide interchange protein, which encodes MRNNRLNLSFKLILPSLLGLAFVVSMMFALTSQEGQITPSALVGKSIPSFTASGLNTGLLDNSVLQTDQQFTLLNVWASWCAVCQSEHSFLMKLAVRDNLRIVGLNYRDDRGDARKVLSALGNPYVANIFDPDGKLALDMGVISTPETYLLDSQGIVLFRYSGALDEQVWQHYFKPFIQLLLNKQSH
- a CDS encoding lipase secretion chaperone; translated protein: MNKIAVTSVMLIAVGTAIFTYQWNNGPSLSFEHSDVENTVQQSQQDTSIDATSERDTFEYFLSGVEDKDLGNLQAQFIQFNLLRPADQQIDKVLFQQYINYKTYLQTLESDTNSVEFGLDELTALNDKLLAAQLQFFTLEQQELLFGEENKLRTSALKKIELQQIAVSGEEFNALWQQELQLLPEEEQVTYRNEALIGALANTQGLDAQDQYLIRQELVGADGAERLAELDTRVEVFNTKVDRYLVERQQLIADDSLTAEELALAITDLREVSFSTAQLRRIKALERINDSKNNG